In the genome of Vicia villosa cultivar HV-30 ecotype Madison, WI linkage group LG7, Vvil1.0, whole genome shotgun sequence, one region contains:
- the LOC131618134 gene encoding uncharacterized protein LOC131618134 produces MANISCPIELEPRTLSGEQLTQARELAAEVVQNMEPSEASTVFFEGIMHPIKEVTLMDENKCKNEKLIDFTKKKETLPYDEKVYQCQCSSSTEIPFCIVGEKEPLSAPF; encoded by the exons ATGGCAAATATATCTTGCCCTATTGAATTGGAGCCTAGGACTTTGAGTGGAGAACAACTAACTCAAGCAAGG GAACTAGCTGCTGAGGTGGTTCAAAATATGGAACCAAGTGAAGCATCAACTGTGTTTTTTGAG ggGATTATGCATCCAATAAAGGAGGTCACACTCATGGatgaaaataaatgcaaaaatgaGAAATTAATTGATTTCACAAAGAAGAAAGAGACTCTACCTTATGATGAGAAAGTTTACCAATGCCAATGTTCAAGTTCTACTGAAATCCCTTTTTGTATTGTTGGAGAAAAAGAGCCCCTTTCTGCACCATTTTGA